GCGTCCAAGTGAGTCTATATCTTCAAGCGAATCATTGACACCAGGTATAAGAGGATAACGGATGAAAATTCTCCCACCACGCTGGACTAATTTCTTTAAATTGCTTAGTATAGGCTCATTCGGAACCCCTATCCATCTTTTGTGCTTTTCGCCATCTATTAGCTTTACATCGTAGAGGAAGAGATCGACATAATCTATAAGGCTGCTTATGGTCTCCCAGTCAGCATACCCACTTGTGTCCAAAGCGGTGCGAACGCCTATCTCCTTACAGGCTTTAAGGAACTCACTAAGAAATTTAGCTTGAGTAAGAGGTTCCCCCCCTGAAGCGGTAACTCCACCTCCTGAGGTGTCGTAAAACGGTATATCCTTCTTGATCTCACAAAGAAGCTCATCTACGGTATACCACTTCCCCGCAACTTTACGAGCACCCGTTGGACAAGCTTCAACACAGACTCCACAGGCTTTACAAATCTCCCTATTGGTGGTAGGTACGCTATCTCCTTCCTTCATGAAGATCGCTCCAAAAGGGCAGCTTTTAACACATATGCCACAACCTATGCACCTTGACTCGAAGAAACAAAGCTCTTCAGAAAAGCTCCTGCCCTCGGGATTATGACACCAAGGGCAGGAAAGAGGACACCCTTTAAAAAAAACGGTGGTCCTTATCCCAGGTCCATCATGGACCGCGAATCTTTTAATATCGAAAATCAAGCCTCTGAGCATTAAACCTGCCCCCTCACCTCGAGTGCGTAATATTGCTTTATAAACCTTTCCTGAACCTTGAATGACCAATGAACATCCCTAACGAACTTAGCAGCGCCCTCGGCATCCCTCTTAGCCAGAAAGTCGATAATCTTTTCATGTTCTTTTATCGATTCAATCTCCCACTCTTTGACAAAGCCCTTTCTACGAGGAAAGTCATAAAGTCTCTGCTTATATATAAGAACGGTTTTAAGAAGCTTCTGGTTCTCAGTCAGAAAAAGATAGACATTATGAAACTCCAGATTTCTCTCATAGTAAAGATCAAAGTCATCGTTATCAATGGCTTCTCTCATCTGACGGTTAAGCTCCCGCATCCTCTCGATATCCTCATCTGTTATCTTGTCTATTTCCGCCAATATGACCGCCCCCTCAAGTGCTCCAATTATCTGGTAGTAATCTTTAATATCCTGCAGGGTAAGAAGGTTAACCATAACCCCCCGGCGTGGAAAGAAGGTAACGAATCCCTCAGCCTCAAGCTGTATAAGCGCATCTCTCAACGGCGTTTTGCTTATACCAAGCTCGTTGCTAAGCTGATTCATATTAATGAAGTCGCCCGGTTTAAGCTTTCCATACTGCATAAGTTCCCTAAGGTATTCATACACCTGCTCCCTCAAAGTTTTAAGATAGAGGCCTCCACCCATAGCTTATCTACCACCTTCTTCTGAATCTAATATATCAGATATCAGTGGCTTTGTCAACAAGCCACTAATGATATAATATAAGTTAAGTATCGAATTAAAAAGGGGTGCCTGCTCTATGAGAAAAAAAAGATTGATATTGATGATAATTACCTGTCTCGTTCTTACTCAACTCAATTCTGTCGCTTCACTTGAAAGAATCTTACACTTTCCATTAAAGATAGGAATTCTTCCTATTAAAAATGAGAGTGAAGTCGTTATATACCCCAATAAATATGAAGTTAGAGATGTGCTCGGTGAAAAAGCCACTAAAATGCTCTTAAGATTCTTCAGGCGCTTCAATAGATTCAAAATATACGCTTTACCCTCCCTTAGAGAGGAAGAGGATCTCTATGATAAATACGAAAACATGGATTTCGTCGTAGAGGGAACTATATTAAGCTGCGTGCGGAGGAAGGGAACCACGTTTGGAACAAGCAGAAGGGTTTTACTTGAGTTAGAGCTTAAGCTATACGATATAAAAGGGGAGAGAATCGTCCTTGACAGAACCATAATAGGACATGGACATCAGTTTCTTATATATTTGGAAGATGAAGAGAGAAAAACCTGGAGGCAAGTAGAGCACAGTGCACTTGGAGGCGCGCTAAGAAACGCTATACTTAAAGGCGCAAAACTATTAGCAAGATACTTACCGCTTCGCGGTAGAATCATAGCGGTTCTCGATAAAAACAGGTTTTTAATAAACATCGGCGAGGAAGACGGATTAAGGAAGAACGATACCCTTTACTTGATACGCGCAATGAAGGTAAGAACCAAGGATTATAAAAAGCCAATTGTTCTTCTTCCAGAGAGAATTGTTGACCTTCAGGTTGAATCCCTTAAAGCTCACGAAGCCATAGTCAAAATCGTAAGAGTTAGAAATCAAAAAGCAGAGCCTCCAGAGGAAGGAGACATTGTGGAAAGGCCTCTTTATCCATAAAGGGAGGTGGAATCACTTGAGACATTTTGGCATAAAGCTTACTCCAATTTTTATTTTCACTATTTTCGTCTTATTTACCTTAGTTTTTCCATCGATCTCATATGCTCAGATGGGCTTAGAGGAGAAGATAGAGAAGGGAAAAGAAATGTATCTCGCCGGAGATTATGAGGAAGGAGTTATATTTCTCCAAAAGCTTATTAAGAGATTCCCAAAGTCAGCTGATGCATGGTATTGGCTCGGTAAATGTTATGAGAAGCTTGGCTACTTTGATGCTGCACAGGAATGTTACATAAGAGCACTCAGTCTGAATCCGAGATACAAAGCCCTAAGTGAAGCTATTACAAAAATGGAAAGAAAGGTAAAATCCCCCCCTCCTGACACCATCCCGAGATTACTTAAGGATGTGAGAAAGGTAGCAGTTTTAAGCATACCTTCGGATGGAAGTCTAAACCCCCAGCGAGGAAGCTCTATAAACGTAAGTGTTCTTGGCAAAACGAGAGAAGTTACCGTTAAAAGACAGAGAGTAGAACCCCTCGCCGAGGCGGTCGCAAGGGAAATAACGAGCAGACTCGTTAGATTCAAAAAGATTAAGGTGCTGGCTAATCCCCTCTTCGATAACGACATAAAAAAGCTCGCTAAAGAGGCAGATCTCTTGATCCTCGTTTCCTTCACCTCATCAAGAGAAAAGGTTGGTTTCAGAGCCTCTGATTTTGCAGTCAACGTGAAAGTGATAGATCCTATCTCAAAGACGGTGGAATGGGAGCAAAACATATGGATAGCTGATCTCGTAAAAGATATATATAAGGCAGTAAGATCAAGAAGGCTATCTACTATGCTCGTCTACACGGAAATTCCCCTACTTTTCAGCGGAGAAAGTCAGGTCATAGCCGTGGGAACGGCAATTAATTTTATGATATGGTTGATAAATGAGACGATGCCCGCATTTCTACCGATTGGTGGTTTAACGAGAACCGAACTTTTAACCGCATTTGCTGCACTTACAAGGAAAATCACCGATAGGATATTCAAGTATTGGGAGCTCTCTCCAACAATTCATCCAATGAGGTTAGATCTCGAAAGGATAAAAGCAGAAAAACACAAGCTTGAATGGTTAAAGAAAAGAGGAATAGTTGCCCAAATAGCTTGGATAAATAACAAGGGAAAAGTTGTCATAAACGTGGGAGCAGATAAAGGGATAAAAAAGGGTGATAGATTCTTCGTTTTCAGAAGAGGAAGGCCTATAATAGATCCGGCAACTAACGAGGTGATTGGTTATGATGAACTTATCATTGGATATCTTAGAATAAACATGGTAAGAGAGAAAATATCGTTTGGTCAGATAACCAAGTGGATAAGAAAAGATATAGCAGTGGGGGACTGGGTAAGAAAGATAG
The genomic region above belongs to Synergistota bacterium and contains:
- a CDS encoding GntR family transcriptional regulator, producing MGGGLYLKTLREQVYEYLRELMQYGKLKPGDFINMNQLSNELGISKTPLRDALIQLEAEGFVTFFPRRGVMVNLLTLQDIKDYYQIIGALEGAVILAEIDKITDEDIERMRELNRQMREAIDNDDFDLYYERNLEFHNVYLFLTENQKLLKTVLIYKQRLYDFPRRKGFVKEWEIESIKEHEKIIDFLAKRDAEGAAKFVRDVHWSFKVQERFIKQYYALEVRGQV
- a CDS encoding glycyl-radical enzyme activating protein; the protein is MLRGLIFDIKRFAVHDGPGIRTTVFFKGCPLSCPWCHNPEGRSFSEELCFFESRCIGCGICVKSCPFGAIFMKEGDSVPTTNREICKACGVCVEACPTGARKVAGKWYTVDELLCEIKKDIPFYDTSGGGVTASGGEPLTQAKFLSEFLKACKEIGVRTALDTSGYADWETISSLIDYVDLFLYDVKLIDGEKHKRWIGVPNEPILSNLKKLVQRGGRIFIRYPLIPGVNDSLEDIDSLGRFLSEIGGIEEVDILPYHKLGVDKAKRLGKKDPVFPSPDKEGLDRVKAILEGFCLKVKIGGVSSECL
- a CDS encoding tetratricopeptide repeat protein — encoded protein: MRHFGIKLTPIFIFTIFVLFTLVFPSISYAQMGLEEKIEKGKEMYLAGDYEEGVIFLQKLIKRFPKSADAWYWLGKCYEKLGYFDAAQECYIRALSLNPRYKALSEAITKMERKVKSPPPDTIPRLLKDVRKVAVLSIPSDGSLNPQRGSSINVSVLGKTREVTVKRQRVEPLAEAVAREITSRLVRFKKIKVLANPLFDNDIKKLAKEADLLILVSFTSSREKVGFRASDFAVNVKVIDPISKTVEWEQNIWIADLVKDIYKAVRSRRLSTMLVYTEIPLLFSGESQVIAVGTAINFMIWLINETMPAFLPIGGLTRTELLTAFAALTRKITDRIFKYWELSPTIHPMRLDLERIKAEKHKLEWLKKRGIVAQIAWINNKGKVVINVGADKGIKKGDRFFVFRRGRPIIDPATNEVIGYDELIIGYLRINMVREKISFGQITKWIRKDIAVGDWVRKIVN